Proteins from one Coriobacteriia bacterium genomic window:
- a CDS encoding PAS domain-containing protein has product MPREALRSDLLRSILDREPVGVCLYQPTDGADFVHAYVNPAFQALKPFRPMLERTFSEVWPELAALAIPRFHEVLETGVPWRAQDLPLEVEVEPGITRTRYYTFETSRLEAAAGKLILDTKTDVTAEVETREALRESEAKYRNLFTNLIDGFALHEIVVNERGEPVDYVFLEVNEAFERLSGLKASEIVGKRVTEVLPGVEHDPADWIGRYGRVALTGEPIRFEQYAQPLEKWYAVSAYRPGEGRFVAVFDDITERKRAEEALAQELETTRLLLSAAEALSRQTDLEPLLDSLADVIMHALDRERALVALWDEQRHEMRFAATLGEDAPPPGLAIPFDRLSEPGKRIISSRRMDVVDFGSVPEAERRATASLRLGLTLYVPIVHGERLIGYIYVDSPGERREYTDHDMRLAAAIAGQAGVAVENARLHEEQRRSLRVLKDKDRAIRQAYSDVIDAVTGGRLILLGRDEIDSSIIARAGAPHELREPSQLAEARTRVRAALGEIPEVGDLLVAFSEGATNMLKHAGGGTYRICREGHRVQFILADEGPGIDFRNLPKATLVPGFSTGQTLGMGFTLMMELTDRLLLSSDPGGTTLLLEKDLAHGKRPVAAGTGEERHPAGRGDAVTARVAAPPGMRSGSGYLASLLRRG; this is encoded by the coding sequence CGAGCGCACCTTCTCCGAGGTCTGGCCCGAGCTCGCAGCCTTGGCGATCCCGCGTTTCCACGAAGTGCTCGAGACGGGCGTGCCCTGGCGGGCGCAGGACCTGCCGCTCGAGGTGGAGGTCGAGCCCGGGATCACGCGGACGCGTTACTACACCTTCGAGACCTCGCGCCTGGAGGCCGCCGCGGGGAAGCTGATCCTCGACACGAAGACCGACGTGACGGCCGAGGTAGAGACGCGCGAGGCCCTGCGCGAGAGCGAGGCGAAGTACCGCAACCTCTTCACCAACCTCATCGACGGCTTCGCGCTGCACGAGATCGTCGTCAACGAGCGGGGGGAGCCGGTGGACTACGTCTTCCTCGAGGTGAACGAAGCCTTCGAGAGGCTCAGCGGGCTCAAGGCGAGCGAGATCGTCGGCAAGCGCGTGACCGAGGTGCTGCCCGGGGTAGAGCACGACCCCGCCGACTGGATCGGCCGCTACGGCCGCGTCGCCCTGACCGGCGAGCCGATCCGGTTCGAGCAGTACGCGCAGCCGCTCGAGAAGTGGTACGCCGTCTCGGCCTACAGGCCGGGGGAGGGGCGATTCGTCGCCGTCTTCGACGACATCACCGAGCGCAAGCGTGCCGAGGAAGCCCTGGCACAGGAGCTCGAGACGACGCGCCTGCTGCTGAGCGCCGCCGAGGCGCTCTCGCGGCAGACGGACCTCGAGCCGCTGCTCGACTCGCTGGCCGACGTGATCATGCACGCGCTCGACCGCGAGCGCGCACTCGTCGCCCTATGGGACGAGCAGCGCCACGAGATGCGGTTCGCCGCGACGCTGGGGGAGGACGCGCCGCCCCCGGGGTTGGCGATCCCGTTCGACAGGCTCTCCGAGCCGGGCAAGAGGATCATCTCCTCCAGGCGCATGGATGTCGTCGACTTCGGATCCGTGCCCGAGGCCGAGAGGCGAGCCACTGCGAGCCTCCGCCTCGGACTCACGCTCTACGTCCCGATCGTCCACGGTGAGCGGCTCATCGGATACATCTACGTCGACAGCCCCGGCGAACGCCGGGAGTACACCGACCACGACATGCGGCTCGCTGCCGCGATAGCCGGGCAGGCGGGCGTCGCGGTCGAGAATGCGCGGCTCCACGAGGAGCAGAGGAGGTCGCTGCGCGTCCTCAAGGACAAGGACCGCGCCATCCGCCAGGCGTACAGCGACGTGATCGACGCCGTGACGGGCGGCAGGCTCATCCTGCTCGGCAGGGACGAGATCGACTCGTCGATCATCGCCCGGGCCGGCGCACCGCATGAGCTCCGCGAACCGTCACAGCTGGCCGAGGCCAGGACGCGCGTCCGCGCCGCCCTCGGAGAGATCCCCGAGGTCGGCGACCTGCTGGTGGCCTTCTCCGAGGGCGCCACGAACATGCTCAAGCACGCGGGGGGAGGGACATACCGGATATGCAGGGAAGGACACCGCGTGCAGTTCATCCTCGCCGACGAGGGACCAGGGATCGACTTCCGGAACCTGCCGAAGGCCACGCTCGTGCCCGGCTTCTCGACGGGCCAGACCCTCGGTATGGGCTTCACGCTGATGATGGAGCTGACCGACCGGCTGCTGCTGAGCAGCGATCCCGGGGGGACCACCCTGCTGCTGGAGAAGGACCTCGCCCACGGGAAGCGCCCTGTCGCGGCGGGCACCGGCGAGGAGCGGCACCCGGCCGGGCGGGGCGACGCCGTCACCGCCCGCGTCGCCGCGCCGCCCGGGATGCGGTCCGGTAGCGGATACCTCGCGAGCCTTCTTCGGCGCGGATAG